The window CCTTCAGCGCCTGCTCCTTGCCCGGGGATCCGGTCAGCGCGACCACCTTCGCGCCGAGGTGCCGGGCGATCTGAACGGTGTGCACACCGACACCGCCGCCGGCGCCGGTGACGAGAACGATGTCGTCCTCACGGGTCCCGGCCCGGCGCAGAGCCCGGTAGCCGGTGCCCACGGCGCAGGACAGGATGGCCGCGGCGGTGTCCGGGATCGAGTCCGGCACCGGCACCACGTTCCGGGTGGTGGCGAGGACGTACTCGGCATACCCACCGGGCACGTCCTCGCCGTAGAACCCCTGCCCCTGCCGGCACAGCGTGGTCAGGCCGGCCAGGCAGTCCGGGCAGTGCCCGCACGGGATGCGCTGGACCAGCGACACCCGGCGCCCGAGCAGGTCCGCGCCGTCGCCCACATCCGGACCGACTGCCTCGACCACACCGGCGATCTCGTGACCGAGCACGGCTCGCTCGGGCGCACCCAACAGCCCGCGTCGGGCCAGCAGGTCGTGACCGCACACGCCGCACGCGAGCACCTTGATCAGCAGCTCCCCGGGCCCCGGTTCCGGGACCGGCCGGATGCCCGGCACCAGCACCTCCGGCCCGCCGGTGCCGTCCAGTTCCACGCAACGCATGTCCACTCCTCCTGCCGTACAACAGATTCCCGAGCAACTGCGTCAGCCGCGGGCGGTCTCCCGCGTCTTGTCGAGCCGCGCGGGGCGCCGCTGGTCCTGCACCGCGTCGTGTTCCAGGGTCAGGTCCCGGCCGGCGGTCTCCGGCATCAGGAAGTAGAGCACCACGAGCGAGAACAGCGCGACGCCGGCCAGGAAGAAGCCCGGCGAGAAGGTCAGCCCGGTGCCGGCGACCAGCGCCGCGGCGACGAGCGGGCCGAAGCCCGACGGCGGGCCGACGCCCAGGTTGAAGGCGAGAGAGCCGTTGGTGAGCCGGGTCCCGGCGGGGAAGATCTCGATCATGATCAGCGAGGTGTTCGCATTGATCGGGGCCTGCATGATCGCGTAGACGATCAGCGCCAGCACGATCAGCACCGCGTTGCCGGAGCCCAGCAGCAGGAAGACCGGCACCGCGAGCACCACGTGCCCGATGCAGCCGAAGATGATCGTGCGGCGGCGGCCGAACCGGTCCGACAGCCGTCCGGCGATCGGGCAGAGCACCGCGTAGATACCGAGGCCGATCGCCACCAGCAGTGCCGCCTCGGTCCGCGGCAGCTTCACCGTGGCCGTCAGGTAGTTCACGACGTACGAGGTCAGGTAGTACAGGCCGACGCCGCAGATCCAGGAGAAGCCGAAGGTGACCAGCAGCGGCCGCCAGTTGCGCAGGTCGATCGCGTCCCGCAGCCGGGCCTTCGGCCGGTCGTCCTGCTGCTCGATCTGCCGGAACACCGGGGTGTCCTCCAGCTTGCGCCGGATGTACAGGCCGAGCAGGCCGAGCGGCAGCGCGACCAGGAACGGGATCCGCCAGCCCCAGCTGTTGAGCTGTTCGGCGGTGAAGGCGAGGCCGAACCCGAGGGACAGCAGCGAGCCGCCGACGAAGCCGATCGCCGCGGCCATCGACGGGTAGCTGCCGCGCTGGCCGCGCAGCCCGGGACCGGCGGTCTCGATGAGGAACGCCGAGC is drawn from Nakamurella alba and contains these coding sequences:
- a CDS encoding alcohol dehydrogenase catalytic domain-containing protein, which encodes MRCVELDGTGGPEVLVPGIRPVPEPGPGELLIKVLACGVCGHDLLARRGLLGAPERAVLGHEIAGVVEAVGPDVGDGADLLGRRVSLVQRIPCGHCPDCLAGLTTLCRQGQGFYGEDVPGGYAEYVLATTRNVVPVPDSIPDTAAAILSCAVGTGYRALRRAGTREDDIVLVTGAGGGVGVHTVQIARHLGAKVVALTGSPGKEQALKDLGADAVLVSPDAREVRACVGDLGGRRGADVAVELTGGPTFPLALRSLGPRGRLVLIGNTEPAQLPLDPGLAILKELTIHGSAHADAGDLAEVVELVASGAVTPVPAKVFPLEEAAAAHRAVEQREVAGRAVLVP
- a CDS encoding MFS transporter, which translates into the protein MSTHLPSRSEQRRIAFACIIGNFLEYFEFALYGFFAVAIGATFFPSDDPSTELLQSLAVFGVAFLLRPVGGVVFGLIGDRIGRRASLSISITMMSLATAAIGLLPGYDTLGVWAPILLVLIRCIQGLSVGGEWGASSAFLIETAGPGLRGQRGSYPSMAAAIGFVGGSLLSLGFGLAFTAEQLNSWGWRIPFLVALPLGLLGLYIRRKLEDTPVFRQIEQQDDRPKARLRDAIDLRNWRPLLVTFGFSWICGVGLYYLTSYVVNYLTATVKLPRTEAALLVAIGLGIYAVLCPIAGRLSDRFGRRRTIIFGCIGHVVLAVPVFLLLGSGNAVLIVLALIVYAIMQAPINANTSLIMIEIFPAGTRLTNGSLAFNLGVGPPSGFGPLVAAALVAGTGLTFSPGFFLAGVALFSLVVLYFLMPETAGRDLTLEHDAVQDQRRPARLDKTRETARG